From Lampris incognitus isolate fLamInc1 chromosome 13, fLamInc1.hap2, whole genome shotgun sequence, one genomic window encodes:
- the soul2 gene encoding heme-binding protein soul2, protein MEQQQLLWLAFAAFLLGEVSEGQSWTAPDFCHGYECPQFTEVSRNQDYEERRYLASRWISTKVPSTDRADLTSGFYRLKDYCNGKNEGGAVISMKTWPALISVTEGGDGSEAEVSVSWFAPANTSLPKPTDSSVTRETRPAANVYIRVFGGLANHELFLSNLKTLREVLVRDGKSFEPRRYTAAGYDSLFDILHPHHNEAWISTA, encoded by the exons ATGGAGCAACAGCAGCTTCTCTGGTTGGCGTTTGCAGCTTTTCTCCTCGGGGAAGTGTCGGAGGGTCAGAGCTGGACGGCCCCAGACTTCTGTCACGGCTATGAATGCCCTCAGTTCACAGAGGTCTCCAGAAACCAG GACTACGAAGAGCGCAGGTACCTCGCCAGCCGGTGGATTTCCACCAAGGTCCCGAGTACCGACAGAGCAGATTTAACAAGTGGATTTTACAGGCTGAAGGATTACTGTAATGGAAAGAATGAAGGAG GCGCTGTGATCTCCATGAAGACGTGGCCGGCTCTGATCTCCGTCACAGAAGGAGGCGACGGTTCAGAGGCGGAGGTATCGGTCTCCTGGTTTGCTCCCGCTAACACCTCCCTACCCAAACCTACCGACTCCTCCGTCACACGGGAGACCAGACCTGCTGCCAACGTCTACATCAG GGTCTTCGGAGGTTTGGCGAACCACGAACTCTTCCTGTCCAACCTGAAGACGCTGCGGGAGGTTCTGGTGCGGGACGGGAAGTCGTTTGAGCCTCGCAGGTACACGGCAGCCGGATACGACAGTCTGTTTGATATCCTGCATCCGCATCACAACGAGGCCTGGATCTCCACCGCCTGA